One window of Methanobacterium alkalithermotolerans genomic DNA carries:
- a CDS encoding P-II family nitrogen regulator, giving the protein MKMIRAIVRPDKAEEIVDSLSEAGHVALTKMDVIGRGKQKGIQLDQVYYDELPKVMLLLVTEDEDTGKIIDLITESAYTGNFGDGKIFVSPVDDAFTVRTRTRGL; this is encoded by the coding sequence ATGAAAATGATTAGAGCAATTGTAAGGCCAGATAAAGCAGAAGAAATAGTGGATTCTTTATCAGAAGCAGGACATGTAGCCCTTACTAAAATGGATGTAATAGGTCGTGGAAAACAAAAAGGAATACAGCTGGACCAGGTTTACTATGATGAGCTACCTAAGGTGATGCTGCTACTGGTAACTGAAGATGAAGATACCGGAAAAATAATTGATTTGATAACAGAATCTGCCTACACTGGAAATTTTGGAGATGGAAAAATATTTGTAAGCCCAGTTGATGATGCATTTACCGTTAGAACTAGAACCAGGGGATTATGA
- the nifH gene encoding nitrogenase iron protein: MVRKIAIYGKGGIGKSTTQQNTAAAMAEFQDQNVMIHGCDPKADSTRLVLGGKMQTTMMDTLRELGEEGCTPEAVVETGFKGIKCVESGGPEPGVGCAGRGVITAISLMEMHGVYEENLDFVFFDVLGDVVCGGFAMPVRDGKAEEIYIVASGEMMALYAANNICKGMVKYAHQSGVRLGGIICNSRNVDGEMELMEEFCEKIGTQLIHFVPRDNIVQKAEFNKKSVIEFDPECNQAMEYKELGRKIIENKNFVIPTPMSMDEMEELVVKYGALD; the protein is encoded by the coding sequence ATGGTAAGAAAAATTGCAATATATGGAAAAGGTGGAATTGGAAAATCTACAACTCAACAGAATACTGCTGCTGCTATGGCAGAATTTCAGGATCAAAATGTAATGATACATGGCTGTGATCCAAAAGCAGACAGCACCCGGCTGGTATTGGGTGGAAAAATGCAGACCACCATGATGGATACCTTAAGAGAACTGGGGGAAGAAGGATGTACACCTGAAGCAGTGGTTGAAACTGGATTTAAAGGAATAAAATGTGTAGAATCTGGAGGGCCAGAACCAGGGGTGGGCTGTGCTGGCCGGGGAGTAATCACCGCCATATCCCTTATGGAAATGCATGGAGTATATGAGGAAAACCTTGATTTTGTATTCTTTGATGTACTGGGGGATGTGGTATGTGGAGGATTTGCCATGCCTGTTCGAGATGGAAAAGCTGAAGAAATATATATAGTCGCTTCTGGTGAAATGATGGCTCTTTATGCGGCTAATAACATCTGTAAAGGTATGGTAAAGTACGCCCATCAAAGCGGGGTACGATTAGGGGGAATAATATGCAATAGTCGTAATGTGGATGGTGAAATGGAATTAATGGAAGAATTCTGCGAAAAAATTGGGACTCAGCTTATTCATTTTGTCCCCCGGGATAATATTGTCCAAAAAGCAGAATTCAATAAAAAATCAGTTATTGAATTTGATCCGGAATGTAACCAGGCCATGGAATACAAAGAACTGGGACGCAAAATAATTGAAAATAAAAATTTCGTAATCCCCACCCCTATGTCCATGGATGAAATGGAAGAACTGGTGGTTAAATACGGGGCCCTGGATTAA
- the oadA gene encoding sodium-extruding oxaloacetate decarboxylase subunit alpha has protein sequence MKKIKIVETAFRDAHQSLLATRMRTRDMLPIAEEMDNAGFYSLEAWGGATFDTCIRYLNEDPWERLRSLKEHVKKTPLQMLLRGQNLVGYKHYPDDIVKKFVEKSYENGIDIFRIFDALNDIRNMEYAIKIAKDQGAHVQGVISYTTSPYHTMEKYVEFAQELEALNCDSVAIKDMAGLISPHDTFELVKTLKEETDLMVNLHCHCTSGMTPMSYYAACQAGVDIIDTAISPLSWGASQPPTESIVAALKDTPYDTGIDLKTLTRIKKYFEEIKKKYSSLLDPIAEQIDTDVLIYQIPGGMLSNLVSQLKDQNALDRYEDVLEEMPKVRQEMGYPPLVTPTSQIVGIQAVMNILGGERYKMVSNEVKEYFKGFYGRPPAPVDKKIAKKIIGEEVPIDTRPADILEPQWERYKKEGEEANIISKEEDIITLALYPAIAPKFLKGEAEEEILAPPEDSAGYSGPVEIPSEYSVEVDGDLFDVKIVPTGFISIEETGTASSNNGPVEGGVTSTMQGMILKLKVDIGDKVNEGDVVAVIEAMKMENDIHATHSGKVKDILTAEGETVNAGDTLLVIG, from the coding sequence ATGAAAAAAATAAAAATCGTAGAGACTGCATTTCGGGATGCACACCAGTCACTTCTGGCTACCCGGATGAGAACCCGAGATATGCTTCCCATTGCAGAGGAAATGGACAATGCAGGGTTTTATTCTCTGGAAGCCTGGGGTGGTGCCACCTTTGATACCTGTATAAGATATTTAAATGAAGATCCATGGGAAAGGCTACGTAGCCTCAAAGAACATGTTAAAAAGACCCCCCTACAGATGCTTCTACGGGGACAGAACCTGGTAGGTTATAAACATTACCCGGATGACATAGTAAAAAAATTCGTGGAAAAATCTTATGAAAATGGTATTGATATTTTCAGAATTTTTGACGCTTTAAATGATATAAGAAATATGGAATACGCTATTAAAATAGCTAAAGACCAGGGAGCTCATGTACAAGGAGTAATAAGTTATACCACCAGCCCTTACCACACTATGGAAAAATATGTGGAATTTGCCCAGGAATTAGAAGCTTTAAACTGTGATTCGGTGGCTATTAAGGATATGGCAGGTCTAATTTCACCCCATGATACATTCGAATTGGTTAAAACCTTAAAAGAAGAAACTGATTTAATGGTGAATTTACACTGTCACTGTACCAGTGGTATGACTCCCATGAGTTATTATGCTGCCTGTCAAGCAGGGGTGGACATAATTGATACTGCAATTTCTCCATTGTCCTGGGGAGCTTCTCAGCCACCTACAGAAAGTATTGTGGCTGCTCTAAAAGATACCCCCTATGATACGGGTATTGATTTAAAAACTTTAACCCGTATTAAAAAGTATTTTGAAGAAATCAAGAAAAAATATAGCAGTCTTCTGGATCCTATTGCTGAACAAATTGACACCGATGTATTGATTTACCAGATCCCTGGTGGAATGTTATCCAATCTGGTCTCCCAGTTAAAGGATCAAAATGCTCTGGATCGTTATGAAGACGTCCTGGAAGAAATGCCAAAAGTAAGGCAGGAAATGGGGTATCCTCCTCTGGTAACTCCGACCAGTCAGATAGTTGGTATCCAGGCTGTGATGAATATTTTAGGTGGAGAAAGGTACAAAATGGTTTCCAATGAAGTAAAGGAATACTTCAAAGGGTTCTATGGAAGGCCACCTGCCCCGGTGGATAAAAAAATAGCAAAAAAAATCATAGGGGAAGAAGTGCCTATTGATACCCGACCTGCTGATATTCTGGAACCACAATGGGAAAGATATAAAAAAGAAGGGGAAGAAGCAAATATAATCTCTAAAGAAGAGGACATCATTACTCTGGCCCTCTACCCGGCCATAGCCCCTAAATTTTTAAAAGGAGAAGCTGAAGAAGAAATTTTAGCCCCTCCTGAGGATTCCGCAGGATACTCTGGACCAGTAGAAATTCCTTCAGAATATAGTGTGGAAGTAGATGGAGACTTATTTGATGTAAAAATAGTCCCTACTGGTTTTATCTCAATTGAAGAAACAGGAACTGCATCCAGTAACAATGGCCCTGTAGAAGGAGGAGTTACCTCTACCATGCAAGGAATGATTCTTAAATTGAAGGTGGACATAGGAGATAAGGTTAATGAAGGGGATGTGGTAGCAGTTATTGAGGCCATGAAAATGGAAAATGATATTCATGCCACCCACAGTGGAAAAGTGAAAGATATATTAACTGCTGAAGGTGAAACGGTAAATGCCGGTGACACCCTGCTAGTTATAGGTTAG
- the larC gene encoding nickel pincer cofactor biosynthesis protein LarC: MVVIIDPQNAGISGNMVLGALLDLGAHLNETKEIMEYSASLLGEVEVKISSINKAGIKSTYVQVDAKDTKPIYYNEFKKKLDNINHDLLDEQVIDFAREVFHRIAVGESQAHGTSLDNTHFHEVGAADALADVVGASFAYHQLKLHHEKIYSLPVALGGGTIQGAHGRMPIPAPATLNILKGALTMGGPVHSELTTPTGASILMSMKDEFKTFHPVFSPSEVGYGAGTMDLDFPNVLRIIRGSLPVEQDKISLLETNLDHLSGEVMGHLFEILKNEGALDVSIIPSIMKKNRPGQLLRVICKSKDSNRVTESIFKETGTLGVRTFPLIHRSVLQRKIIPLEVDINGRHQMNFKVGMRDSKIITARVEYEDARHISAKTGIPLNDVMVQANEAFKKQFDNDK; this comes from the coding sequence ATGGTAGTAATAATTGATCCTCAAAATGCAGGAATATCTGGAAATATGGTTTTAGGTGCTTTACTTGATTTGGGGGCCCACTTAAATGAAACTAAAGAAATAATGGAATACTCTGCTTCCCTATTAGGGGAAGTTGAAGTAAAAATATCTTCTATTAATAAAGCAGGAATCAAATCCACCTATGTACAGGTTGATGCTAAAGATACTAAACCTATTTACTATAATGAATTTAAGAAAAAACTGGACAATATTAATCATGACCTGCTGGATGAACAGGTAATTGATTTTGCCAGGGAAGTATTCCATAGAATAGCTGTTGGTGAATCACAAGCCCACGGGACTTCTTTAGATAATACCCATTTCCATGAAGTAGGAGCAGCAGATGCCTTAGCAGATGTTGTAGGGGCCAGTTTTGCCTATCATCAATTAAAACTCCATCATGAAAAAATATATTCACTCCCGGTGGCTCTGGGTGGTGGGACTATCCAGGGGGCTCATGGAAGAATGCCCATACCTGCCCCTGCTACTTTAAATATTTTAAAAGGAGCTTTAACCATGGGGGGGCCGGTTCACAGTGAACTGACCACACCTACCGGAGCATCTATTTTAATGAGTATGAAAGACGAATTTAAAACATTCCATCCGGTATTTTCACCCTCCGAGGTGGGTTATGGTGCAGGAACCATGGATCTGGACTTCCCCAATGTACTTCGTATAATAAGAGGCTCTTTACCTGTGGAACAGGATAAAATCTCATTGCTGGAGACCAATTTAGACCACCTCAGTGGAGAAGTAATGGGCCACCTCTTTGAAATATTAAAAAACGAGGGAGCTCTGGATGTATCCATCATCCCCAGTATAATGAAGAAAAACAGACCGGGTCAGCTTTTAAGGGTGATATGTAAATCTAAAGATTCAAATAGGGTTACAGAATCTATATTCAAAGAAACAGGGACCCTGGGGGTGAGAACCTTTCCATTAATTCACCGCAGTGTACTGCAGCGAAAGATCATACCTCTGGAAGTTGATATTAATGGCAGGCACCAGATGAACTTTAAAGTGGGAATGCGGGATTCTAAAATAATAACTGCCCGGGTGGAGTATGAGGATGCCCGCCACATATCCGCAAAAACAGGAATCCCTTTAAATGATGTGATGGTTCAGGCTAACGAGGCCTTTAAAAAGCAATTTGATAATGATAAATAA
- a CDS encoding MJ1244 family protein, translating to MKVHLRVFVEIENLGKVMNSLTKSGVTGFYIVEYRGISPQEWQGFNIKEDPESAISIIKDYARDAVQVCSVLDEEKVQPIIDEIGLILKDEKYTIVEIPIRRIIVNKGAKDI from the coding sequence ATGAAAGTTCATTTACGGGTTTTTGTGGAAATTGAGAACCTGGGAAAGGTGATGAATTCTCTGACTAAATCAGGGGTCACCGGGTTTTATATAGTGGAATACAGGGGAATTTCACCTCAGGAATGGCAGGGATTTAATATCAAAGAAGATCCTGAATCAGCCATATCCATTATAAAAGACTATGCCAGGGATGCAGTTCAGGTTTGTTCAGTACTTGATGAAGAAAAGGTACAACCAATCATCGATGAAATCGGGTTGATTTTGAAGGATGAAAAATATACCATTGTGGAAATTCCCATCCGGCGCATTATTGTAAATAAGGGAGCTAAGGATATATAA
- a CDS encoding phosphatidylglycerophosphatase A yields the protein MEKINISDVLIYKNPQKIIINRKKGFLVMGICDIGGGLNRVQNIIINQTEENKTNSLRIAELESLLKENNIEGKFSLINHPFDEGLFITSTDRISLITFKANSIKLNPISDSLNLIYQEGSDYLPWSLHHLLIIHENLTSAALLKCFKTAVETKKQIENMKGVPLLVENHADDDCLVVASVIDNETCSLEGNPVENLSFERELSESIKHIMVENSKKAFNESNFSKGILDFIYESGVTLEDLVNAGMELCVGVEISPELKEALGKQILKSLADINVIALIMAGIRVEEDFKHHRLREVNVDDDPAYLYSDEVLGMAIANQIAGTKAIFNFKRYDELKPGILSTLGPMLDDVFAGLVAGCMSKIFEE from the coding sequence ATGGAAAAGATCAATATAAGTGATGTTTTAATCTATAAAAACCCTCAAAAGATAATTATTAACAGAAAGAAAGGTTTTTTGGTTATGGGAATATGTGACATAGGGGGCGGATTAAATAGAGTTCAAAACATCATAATTAATCAGACCGAGGAAAATAAAACAAATTCCCTGAGAATCGCTGAGTTGGAATCATTACTGAAAGAGAATAACATTGAAGGAAAATTTTCACTTATTAATCACCCCTTTGATGAAGGTTTATTTATTACCTCTACCGACAGGATTAGTTTAATTACTTTTAAGGCAAATTCTATTAAATTAAATCCTATTTCAGACTCTTTAAACCTTATTTATCAAGAAGGTAGTGATTATTTACCCTGGTCCTTACACCACCTGCTAATCATACATGAAAACCTGACTTCTGCTGCACTTTTAAAATGCTTTAAGACTGCAGTTGAGACTAAAAAACAAATAGAAAATATGAAAGGTGTCCCTTTATTAGTGGAAAATCATGCAGATGATGATTGTCTGGTGGTAGCTTCGGTTATAGACAATGAAACCTGTTCTTTGGAAGGAAATCCTGTTGAAAATCTCTCTTTTGAAAGAGAGCTATCAGAATCAATTAAGCACATTATGGTTGAAAACAGTAAAAAAGCTTTTAATGAGTCTAATTTCTCAAAAGGAATCCTTGATTTTATTTATGAATCTGGTGTTACTCTGGAAGACCTGGTGAATGCAGGAATGGAGCTTTGTGTGGGAGTAGAGATTAGTCCTGAGCTAAAAGAAGCCCTGGGTAAACAAATTTTAAAATCTTTAGCAGACATAAATGTGATAGCTCTTATCATGGCCGGTATCAGAGTGGAAGAGGATTTTAAGCATCATCGTTTAAGAGAAGTAAATGTAGATGATGATCCCGCTTACCTTTACAGTGATGAGGTATTGGGAATGGCCATAGCCAATCAAATTGCAGGAACAAAAGCTATTTTCAATTTTAAGCGTTATGATGAATTAAAGCCCGGTATTTTATCCACTTTAGGGCCTATGCTGGATGATGTATTTGCCGGTCTGGTGGCAGGATGCATGTCTAAAATATTTGAAGAATAG
- the cobS gene encoding adenosylcobinamide-GDP ribazoletransferase — MSTPDKPVKKTPVTDNNLKKTAWYISIAGLLSFSTVIPLNIHTSIKDMARYTWMWPLIGGLIGALVGLVGLVLQNIMLPPLIISTIVYSFALYFTGFHHLDGLIDMGDALMAHGAPERKIEIMRDPRIGTGGISIFFIVAAITVATIASLPGMNLFYALVISEIGAKLGLVSCCTISSPEEQGTGKYFIKAMNPYSMSIIVIISVLIGFLLLGSVGMVGIIFSILAGIYVALMARKHFKNATGDVLGATNEIARMVSLLSMLIAFMWIG; from the coding sequence ATGTCCACCCCTGATAAGCCAGTTAAAAAAACCCCAGTAACAGATAATAATCTAAAAAAGACAGCATGGTATATAAGTATAGCCGGACTTTTATCATTTTCCACAGTAATACCTCTGAATATCCATACCAGTATAAAGGATATGGCAAGATATACCTGGATGTGGCCCTTAATTGGTGGCTTAATTGGAGCATTGGTAGGGTTAGTGGGATTGGTCCTGCAGAATATTATGTTGCCTCCACTTATAATCTCCACCATAGTATATAGCTTCGCCCTATACTTCACCGGTTTTCATCACCTGGATGGACTTATAGATATGGGAGATGCTCTTATGGCACATGGAGCTCCTGAGCGAAAGATTGAAATTATGAGAGATCCCCGCATAGGTACCGGAGGGATTTCTATATTTTTTATTGTGGCAGCCATAACAGTGGCCACTATAGCTTCTCTGCCCGGTATGAACCTATTTTATGCTCTTGTTATATCAGAAATAGGGGCCAAACTAGGGCTAGTTAGCTGCTGCACCATCTCATCCCCCGAAGAACAGGGCACAGGTAAATATTTTATTAAAGCTATGAACCCTTATTCAATGAGCATAATAGTCATTATAAGTGTTTTAATTGGTTTCCTGCTCTTAGGAAGTGTAGGAATGGTTGGAATCATATTTAGTATTCTGGCGGGAATTTATGTAGCCCTTATGGCCCGAAAACATTTTAAAAATGCTACTGGTGATGTTTTAGGGGCTACCAATGAAATAGCACGTATGGTTTCACTTTTAAGCATGTTAATTGCATTTATGTGGATAGGTTAA
- a CDS encoding tRNA (cytidine(56)-2'-O)-methyltransferase, whose product MNISILRLDHRRRRDARITTHVCLTARAFGASDIVLSGEKDQKLMENVEDVVKRWGGSFSINYKKNWDNYMEEWQKQGGEVVHLTMYGSPVQEVVSEIQKTGKKKLVVVGGSRVPTKVYKSADWNVSITNQPHSEVSSLGVFLHMLMEGKEFELKFEGADLEVVPKAEGKEVLTKKNDP is encoded by the coding sequence ATGAATATAAGTATTTTAAGATTGGATCATCGTAGAAGAAGAGATGCCAGAATCACTACCCATGTTTGTCTTACAGCAAGGGCATTTGGAGCATCTGATATTGTTTTAAGTGGAGAAAAAGACCAGAAATTAATGGAAAATGTAGAAGATGTGGTTAAAAGGTGGGGGGGATCTTTTTCAATAAACTATAAGAAGAACTGGGATAATTATATGGAAGAATGGCAAAAACAGGGAGGAGAAGTAGTCCATCTTACCATGTATGGTTCTCCAGTACAGGAAGTGGTAAGTGAAATTCAAAAAACAGGTAAAAAAAAGTTAGTAGTGGTGGGGGGTTCCCGGGTTCCTACCAAAGTTTATAAATCTGCTGACTGGAATGTTTCCATCACCAATCAACCTCATTCAGAAGTTTCATCCCTGGGGGTTTTTTTACATATGTTGATGGAAGGCAAAGAATTTGAACTGAAATTTGAAGGAGCTGACTTAGAAGTAGTCCCTAAGGCAGAAGGTAAAGAGGTTTTAACTAAAAAAAATGATCCTTGA
- a CDS encoding PQQ-dependent sugar dehydrogenase: MRVNSKKIILIVGLLAVLGVALFLVWPQTIEEEGFQPEVVVDGLNIPWAIDFLPDGRMIFTQREGKVSIWDGESLQEVGTIDVVAQSESGLLGIAVDPEFNENNYIYLYYTSTTDNRISRFTLSNQLEDETVILEGIPANPIHDGGRLKFGPDGKLYATTGDAGQTELSQQIDSLAGKILRLNKDGSIPEDNPFGNYVWSYGHRNPQGITWNTENGLMYAAEHGPRQNDEVNLIIKGGNYGWPLEECDSPESQFIQPISCYNNFTLAPSGLTFFQGKLYVAGLRGNQLRQIILSADGRSVLEENALFTNLGRIRDVVVHEDYLYISISNRDGRGVPKVDDDKIIRIKVN; encoded by the coding sequence ATGAGGGTGAATTCCAAAAAAATAATTTTAATTGTGGGATTACTGGCGGTTCTAGGAGTGGCCTTATTTTTAGTGTGGCCACAGACAATTGAAGAAGAAGGATTCCAACCAGAGGTAGTGGTGGATGGACTTAACATTCCCTGGGCTATTGATTTTCTCCCGGATGGGCGGATGATATTCACTCAAAGGGAGGGAAAAGTTAGTATATGGGATGGTGAATCCCTGCAGGAGGTGGGGACTATAGATGTAGTGGCCCAGAGCGAATCCGGGCTTTTGGGAATTGCAGTTGATCCTGAATTTAATGAAAATAATTATATCTATCTTTATTACACCAGCACTACTGATAATCGTATTTCACGCTTCACTCTAAGTAACCAGCTGGAAGATGAAACCGTGATTCTGGAGGGCATTCCGGCTAATCCCATTCATGATGGGGGCCGCCTTAAATTTGGCCCTGATGGCAAACTATATGCCACTACCGGTGACGCGGGTCAAACGGAATTATCCCAACAAATCGATTCCCTGGCTGGAAAAATACTTCGTTTAAACAAAGACGGATCTATACCTGAAGATAATCCATTTGGAAATTATGTATGGTCCTATGGCCACCGAAACCCCCAGGGAATAACCTGGAATACAGAAAACGGGCTGATGTATGCTGCTGAACATGGACCCCGACAAAATGATGAAGTTAATCTTATTATTAAAGGAGGAAATTATGGATGGCCATTAGAAGAATGTGATAGTCCTGAAAGCCAGTTTATTCAACCTATAAGCTGTTACAATAATTTCACACTGGCCCCATCTGGCCTGACATTTTTCCAGGGTAAATTGTATGTGGCTGGATTAAGGGGTAATCAACTCCGACAGATAATACTATCTGCTGATGGGAGATCTGTTCTGGAAGAAAATGCACTATTCACCAATCTGGGCCGTATCAGGGATGTAGTGGTTCATGAGGACTACCTTTATATTTCCATTAGTAATCGTGATGGGAGGGGTGTTCCTAAAGTGGATGATGATAAAATAATTCGTATAAAGGTTAATTGA
- the upp gene encoding uracil phosphoribosyltransferase has translation MLKIVNHLLVQERLSKIRRKGIDSSHFRMGIMEIGRLISYEFANTLNTKSIEVETPLGVADGIKIKEREDMVIISVLRASLPLSYGIMRIFPEAQTGVIGAWREEKPPFRVKMDYVKIPDLNQKIVIVADPMLATGNTMDLILKVLERYGKPKRMVLFSVISSRIGLDKIKSKYPDLEIYTCSVEEEVNAEGYIIPGMGDAGDIAFGKPSP, from the coding sequence ATGTTAAAAATAGTTAATCATTTACTGGTTCAGGAACGTTTAAGCAAAATAAGAAGAAAAGGAATTGATTCCAGTCATTTCAGAATGGGAATCATGGAAATTGGTAGATTGATATCATATGAATTTGCAAATACCCTCAATACCAAATCAATAGAAGTAGAAACTCCCCTGGGTGTAGCTGATGGAATAAAGATTAAGGAAAGGGAAGATATGGTAATAATCAGTGTGCTCCGAGCATCACTACCCCTTAGTTATGGAATTATGCGAATTTTCCCTGAAGCTCAAACCGGAGTGATTGGTGCCTGGAGGGAAGAAAAACCCCCTTTTCGGGTTAAAATGGATTATGTTAAGATTCCTGATTTAAATCAAAAAATAGTAATCGTGGCAGACCCTATGCTGGCCACAGGTAATACCATGGATCTGATTTTAAAAGTGCTGGAGAGGTATGGTAAGCCAAAAAGAATGGTCTTGTTTTCAGTTATTTCTTCCAGGATTGGTTTAGATAAAATAAAGAGTAAATATCCTGATTTAGAGATTTACACTTGCTCGGTGGAAGAAGAAGTCAATGCAGAGGGTTATATAATACCCGGAATGGGTGATGCAGGAGATATAGCATTTGGTAAACCATCCCCATAA
- a CDS encoding fumarate hydratase C-terminal domain-containing protein: MIKIKTPVELKELEKLSAGDQILISGEIFTGRDAALPKLISSIKRGEKLLELSGSVIMHTAVSDAGIAPTTSNKEEIEGSIGELSRQGVRIHLGKGALGKETINELKENRAIFAVTPPAAALLSSKVISKKVVAFQEEGMEAIHNLKVEEIPAIVAIAHGKSIY; the protein is encoded by the coding sequence ATGATAAAAATAAAAACTCCTGTTGAATTGAAGGAACTTGAAAAATTAAGTGCCGGTGACCAGATTTTAATAAGTGGTGAAATCTTCACTGGCCGGGATGCGGCCCTTCCGAAATTAATTTCTTCTATAAAAAGAGGAGAAAAACTTTTAGAATTATCGGGATCAGTTATCATGCATACTGCAGTTAGTGATGCCGGAATAGCCCCTACCACCAGCAATAAAGAGGAAATAGAGGGTTCTATAGGGGAACTATCCCGTCAAGGGGTTCGCATTCACCTGGGTAAGGGTGCTCTGGGGAAAGAAACAATTAATGAATTAAAAGAAAATAGGGCCATATTTGCAGTCACCCCTCCCGCAGCTGCCCTTTTAAGTAGTAAAGTCATATCTAAAAAAGTAGTGGCCTTCCAGGAAGAGGGAATGGAAGCTATTCACAACTTGAAAGTGGAAGAAATCCCGGCAATTGTAGCTATTGCTCATGGAAAATCTATTTATTAA
- the mfnA gene encoding tyrosine decarboxylase MfnA: MDRKGLSPGLVFDKLKKFQENDMDYKSGRILGSMCTCAHPVAKKAYCDFLESNLGDPGLFKGTKALEDEVISLLGSFLGCKSAYGHVITGGTEGNLMAIRAARNMARINSPTSSPEIIVPKSAHFSFKKAADILGLKLMEAELDENYKIDLDSVQELISSRTVAVVGVAGTTELGKVDPIGELSRICNEKNIYLHVDAAFGGFIIPFLKEMGFKIPEFNFKLSGVSSITVDPHKLGLTPIPTGCILFREKKFLDVMSIETPYLTEKQQSTIVGTRTGASAAATWAILKYMGKEGYMKIASSTMEVTNFLARELTSSGFELVSEPELNIVAFNSGKIPAKELSTKLKQKGWVVSVSACPPAIRIVLMPHIRKEHIVEFMDDLKSIQKSAL, translated from the coding sequence ATGGATAGAAAAGGACTCAGCCCGGGGCTGGTATTTGATAAACTCAAAAAATTCCAGGAAAATGACATGGACTACAAATCGGGTCGCATACTTGGGTCTATGTGTACCTGCGCCCATCCTGTTGCGAAAAAAGCATACTGTGATTTTTTAGAGTCTAACTTAGGGGATCCCGGACTTTTTAAAGGGACAAAAGCACTGGAAGATGAGGTTATATCTCTTTTAGGGTCCTTTTTAGGTTGTAAATCTGCATATGGTCATGTTATAACAGGGGGGACTGAAGGTAATCTTATGGCTATTCGTGCTGCCCGCAACATGGCCCGGATTAATTCACCTACCTCCTCGCCGGAAATAATTGTACCTAAATCGGCTCATTTTTCCTTTAAAAAAGCAGCAGATATTCTGGGCCTTAAATTAATGGAAGCAGAATTAGATGAAAACTACAAAATTGACTTAGACTCCGTTCAAGAATTAATATCTTCCCGAACTGTAGCAGTGGTAGGAGTAGCAGGAACAACTGAACTGGGGAAGGTGGACCCTATTGGGGAGTTATCCCGGATTTGTAATGAAAAAAATATCTATCTGCATGTTGATGCCGCATTTGGTGGTTTCATAATACCTTTCCTAAAAGAAATGGGATTTAAAATACCTGAATTTAATTTTAAATTAAGTGGTGTATCCTCCATAACGGTTGACCCTCATAAACTGGGTTTAACTCCCATTCCCACAGGATGCATCCTCTTCAGGGAAAAAAAATTTCTGGATGTAATGAGCATTGAAACTCCCTATCTGACTGAAAAACAACAGTCCACCATAGTAGGAACTCGAACTGGAGCTTCAGCAGCTGCTACCTGGGCTATTTTAAAATATATGGGTAAAGAAGGATATATGAAAATTGCCAGCAGTACTATGGAGGTTACAAATTTTTTAGCAAGAGAATTAACTAGTTCTGGATTTGAATTGGTAAGTGAGCCTGAATTAAATATAGTGGCTTTTAATTCCGGGAAAATCCCTGCAAAAGAACTTTCAACTAAACTCAAACAAAAAGGTTGGGTGGTTTCTGTATCAGCCTGTCCTCCTGCTATCCGGATTGTACTCATGCCCCATATAAGGAAGGAACATATAGTGGAATTCATGGATGACCTTAAGTCTATTCAAAAAAGTGCTCTTTAA